In bacterium, the following proteins share a genomic window:
- the recG gene encoding ATP-dependent DNA helicase RecG — protein sequence MVPTPDQPSPDPPARSLAYLHAVDVGRVKWIRGKRAAALKSSGIRSVTDLLLHAPRRHIDRSRRLAMDELAVGAEATVIGRVERVVVRRPRPRMAIVEATVTDGQGSIKAVWFNQEYQARRLDRGIEVALSGRIDRYRGRLQINSPAVDVLDSGPDNLAVGRVVPVYRTIGSIGTGVLRLAVHNALLRSRPILDPLPAALIERHDLVPREEAINSIHFPESLAEVGAARRRLVFDEFFRHEVALALTRKRKESDSVGISHLIHPEPDLVERFIDGLPFRLTGAQRRVIGEIGADMAAPVPMHRLLHGEVGSGKTVVAVAALLVGVQSGYQAAIMAPTEVLAEQHYEGVTRLLSEARMAPRSAGPRSLFDPAHDDPDRPRIQVALLTGSRADANLRGRPGRSGLLAGIGAGEVDIVIGTHALIQEGVRFARLGAAVVDEQHRFGVHQRVKLKEKAHGADPDLLIMTATPIPRTLSMTLYGALDVSALDEMPAGRKRVRTWAVSASGEDLERAHQAIRDEVEKGRQAFVVCPLVEDSDRVEAASAIAEYRRLGRVFPDLRLGLLHGQMRSEEKRGVMDGFRSGDLDVLVSTTVIEVGVDVPNATIMVIRDADRFGLSQLHQLRGRVGRGAQPAQCVLLADPTTKEGAARISAMESMSDGYRLAEEDLRIRGHGTVFGARQSGFSDLRIADILADVAELSAARREAFDLVDGDPGLDGYPDIREEVRVLLGDEVEWLFKS from the coding sequence ATGGTGCCCACGCCCGACCAACCCTCCCCGGACCCACCCGCCAGGAGCCTCGCCTACCTGCATGCTGTCGACGTGGGACGCGTCAAGTGGATCCGGGGCAAGCGGGCCGCGGCGCTGAAGAGCTCGGGCATACGGTCGGTCACCGACCTACTCCTCCACGCACCGCGCCGCCACATCGACCGGTCCCGCCGGCTGGCCATGGACGAACTGGCCGTCGGCGCGGAAGCCACCGTCATCGGGAGGGTGGAGCGGGTGGTGGTGCGGCGTCCGCGCCCGCGGATGGCCATCGTGGAGGCCACCGTCACCGATGGCCAGGGGTCTATCAAGGCGGTGTGGTTCAACCAGGAATACCAAGCCCGGCGCCTCGACCGGGGGATCGAGGTAGCGCTGTCGGGCAGGATCGACCGCTACCGCGGCCGGTTGCAGATCAACTCGCCGGCGGTCGACGTCTTGGACTCCGGACCTGACAACCTGGCGGTGGGCCGAGTGGTCCCGGTCTACCGGACCATCGGCTCGATCGGTACCGGAGTTCTCCGGCTGGCCGTCCACAACGCTCTGCTGCGGTCCCGCCCGATTCTCGATCCGCTACCGGCCGCCCTGATCGAACGGCATGATCTCGTTCCCCGCGAGGAGGCCATCAACTCCATTCACTTCCCCGAGTCACTGGCCGAGGTGGGCGCCGCCCGCCGCCGGCTGGTGTTCGACGAGTTCTTCCGCCATGAGGTGGCGCTGGCGTTGACGAGGAAGCGCAAGGAGAGCGACTCGGTCGGTATCTCGCACCTGATCCACCCGGAACCGGACCTGGTAGAGCGTTTCATCGATGGCCTGCCGTTCCGGCTGACCGGCGCCCAGCGGCGGGTGATCGGCGAGATCGGGGCGGACATGGCGGCGCCGGTACCGATGCATCGCCTGCTCCACGGAGAAGTCGGTTCGGGCAAGACCGTGGTGGCGGTGGCGGCGCTGCTGGTGGGTGTCCAGAGCGGGTACCAGGCAGCCATCATGGCGCCCACCGAGGTGCTGGCCGAGCAGCACTACGAGGGTGTCACCCGGCTCCTCTCCGAGGCGCGCATGGCGCCGCGCTCCGCGGGTCCCCGGTCCCTGTTCGACCCCGCCCACGACGACCCCGATCGTCCCCGGATCCAGGTGGCGCTCCTCACCGGAAGCCGTGCGGATGCCAACCTCCGGGGTCGGCCGGGCCGCTCCGGTCTGCTCGCGGGCATAGGGGCCGGGGAGGTCGATATCGTGATCGGTACCCACGCCCTGATCCAGGAGGGGGTGCGGTTCGCGAGGCTGGGCGCGGCGGTGGTGGACGAGCAGCACCGGTTCGGGGTTCACCAACGGGTGAAGCTGAAGGAGAAGGCCCATGGAGCCGATCCCGATCTGCTGATCATGACCGCCACCCCCATTCCCCGGACGCTGTCGATGACCCTGTACGGCGCCCTCGACGTCTCCGCCCTCGACGAGATGCCGGCGGGCCGCAAGCGCGTCAGGACGTGGGCCGTTTCCGCCTCGGGCGAGGACCTGGAGCGGGCCCACCAGGCCATCCGGGACGAGGTGGAGAAGGGGCGCCAGGCCTTCGTGGTCTGCCCGCTGGTCGAGGACTCCGATCGGGTGGAGGCCGCCTCGGCGATCGCCGAGTACCGGCGGTTGGGCAGGGTGTTCCCGGACCTTCGCCTGGGTCTCCTCCACGGCCAGATGCGATCAGAGGAGAAGCGGGGTGTGATGGACGGGTTCCGGTCAGGGGACCTGGACGTGCTGGTCTCCACGACCGTCATCGAGGTGGGCGTGGACGTGCCCAACGCGACCATCATGGTCATCAGGGACGCGGACCGGTTCGGCCTGAGCCAGCTCCACCAGTTGCGGGGCCGGGTGGGGCGAGGCGCCCAACCGGCGCAGTGCGTGTTGCTGGCCGATCCCACGACCAAGGAGGGGGCAGCGCGCATCAGCGCCATGGAGAGCATGTCGGACGGTTACCGGCTGGCCGAGGAGGACCTCCGGATCCGCGGCCACGGCACGGTGTTCGGGGCTCGCCAGTCGGGCTTCTCGGACCTGCGGATTGCCGACATCCTGGCCGATGTGGCGGAGTTGTCGGCGGCGAGGCGGGAGGCGTTCGATCTGGTGGATGGTGATCCGGGGCTGGACGGGTATCCCGACATCCGGGAAGAGGTGAGGGTGCTGCTGGGGGACGAGGTGGAATGGCTCTTCAAGTCGTGA
- a CDS encoding cold shock domain-containing protein, producing the protein MQGVVKIYDPNTGSGVVVLDHDRSEVYLRAGSLAGSVFRLLRQGQRIIFDLEESDGLRFVHSVRMGSDGR; encoded by the coding sequence ATGCAAGGCGTGGTAAAGATCTACGACCCGAACACCGGCTCCGGGGTGGTGGTCCTGGACCACGATCGCAGCGAGGTCTATCTCCGGGCCGGGTCGCTGGCGGGAAGCGTCTTCCGCTTGCTCCGGCAGGGCCAGCGGATCATCTTCGACCTCGAGGAGTCGGACGGTCTACGATTCGTCCACTCCGTGCGGATGGGCTCGGACGGAAGATAG
- a CDS encoding Lrp/AsnC ligand binding domain-containing protein — protein sequence MVEAYVLIQTEVGKAKQVVEEVRLIDGVSQADDVTGPYDIVVRAGAEDVDGLGRLVVARIQSIPGITRTLTCPVINL from the coding sequence GTGGTCGAGGCATACGTCCTCATCCAGACCGAAGTCGGCAAGGCCAAGCAGGTCGTGGAGGAAGTCCGCTTGATCGATGGCGTGTCCCAGGCCGACGACGTCACCGGACCGTACGACATCGTCGTCAGGGCCGGAGCGGAAGATGTGGATGGGCTGGGGAGGCTGGTGGTTGCCCGGATCCAGTCGATCCCCGGAATCACCCGGACCCTCACCTGCCCGGTCATAAACCTATAG
- a CDS encoding aspartate aminotransferase family protein has protein sequence MATKFWHPFADMRAVLRSELVIARGDGCYVWDDSGKRYLDAAASLWYCNIGHGRSEIAAAVADQMRTLEAYSTFGDLTSPPVNELTDRLSMIAPVPDSVSFLTSGGSDSVDTAVKLARRYHTAMGRPERTFVLSRSRAYHGMHTAGTSIAGISANNDGYGKLLTDTALVEWDSHDSLLDVIERIGAERIAAFICEPIIGAGGVLAPPPGYLEKVRGICRDTGILFIADEVITGFGRTGMWFASQRWNLEPDLVTCAKGITSGYLPLGAVIAAPHVAEPWFEGDAGLWRHGYTYTGHTTVAAAAIANLGIIQRENLLAEASRLEAQLAAGLGPLAAHDLVSEVRCGVGALAAVQLAPEATAENPQLPDQMNGALRKHGVLSRILFGNAVQISPPFVMTESQVTDLADALRASLDELVASY, from the coding sequence ATGGCTACCAAGTTCTGGCATCCGTTCGCGGACATGCGGGCAGTGCTGCGCAGCGAGCTGGTGATAGCGCGCGGCGACGGGTGCTACGTGTGGGACGACTCGGGGAAGCGGTACCTCGATGCCGCCGCCAGCCTGTGGTATTGCAATATCGGGCACGGACGCTCCGAGATCGCAGCCGCGGTGGCCGACCAGATGCGCACCCTCGAGGCCTACTCGACCTTCGGAGACCTCACCTCGCCACCGGTGAACGAGCTGACCGACCGTCTCTCGATGATCGCGCCGGTTCCGGACAGCGTGAGCTTTCTCACCAGTGGCGGTTCCGACTCCGTGGACACCGCCGTCAAGCTGGCGCGCCGCTACCACACCGCCATGGGCCGGCCCGAACGGACCTTCGTGCTCAGCCGGTCGCGCGCCTATCACGGGATGCACACCGCCGGCACCAGCATCGCCGGTATATCCGCCAACAATGACGGCTACGGCAAGTTGCTGACCGACACAGCCCTGGTGGAGTGGGATTCGCACGACTCCCTCCTGGACGTCATCGAACGGATCGGCGCCGAACGTATCGCCGCATTCATCTGCGAGCCGATCATCGGGGCGGGCGGCGTCCTCGCTCCCCCGCCCGGCTACCTCGAGAAGGTCCGGGGCATCTGCCGGGACACCGGCATCCTGTTCATCGCTGATGAAGTCATAACCGGCTTCGGGCGCACGGGGATGTGGTTTGCCAGCCAGCGCTGGAACCTGGAGCCCGACCTGGTCACGTGTGCCAAGGGCATCACCTCGGGCTACCTTCCGCTGGGCGCGGTGATCGCGGCGCCCCACGTGGCCGAGCCGTGGTTCGAGGGAGACGCCGGCCTGTGGCGCCACGGCTACACCTACACGGGACATACCACCGTGGCGGCAGCCGCCATCGCCAACCTCGGAATAATCCAGCGGGAGAACCTGCTGGCGGAGGCGAGCCGGCTGGAGGCGCAGCTGGCGGCCGGGCTGGGCCCGCTGGCCGCGCACGATCTCGTCAGCGAGGTGAGGTGCGGCGTCGGTGCTCTGGCAGCCGTCCAGCTGGCGCCCGAGGCGACCGCCGAGAACCCGCAGCTACCGGATCAGATGAACGGCGCCCTGCGCAAGCACGGGGTCCTGAGCAGGATCCTGTTCGGCAACGCCGTACAGATCTCGCCGCCCTTCGTGATGACGGAGAGCCAGGTGACGGACCTGGCCGATGCGCTGCGTGCGAGTCTCGACGAGCTAGTTGCTAGTTATTAG
- a CDS encoding EamA family transporter: protein MPVVFALLAAASFSALAITVTRGFRNNSLMTGLMVSLPVGALVTGALTLADPPTGLTLRAILFFVVGGIVGEGVGRTAFIFAVRLIGPSTATPLQTATYPALALVGGWIVLAEPVTVWRVAGAVAIAAGITVLVRGQPAAGGAGGLRKPVKGRRWAYLLPVLGGISFAASDLLRKLGLEETPHPAFGAVSGTITIILLWVVILALAPRIRATVSLEPGWQWFIPTGLLAGLGVLAVFRALESGDVSVVGPIIMSQPLMVVLFSALFLRDLEKLTSKVVAGAVLTVLGLVTISSF, encoded by the coding sequence GTGCCGGTAGTCTTCGCGCTGCTGGCGGCGGCGAGCTTCTCGGCCCTCGCCATCACGGTCACCCGGGGTTTTCGTAACAACAGCCTTATGACCGGCCTGATGGTGTCGCTGCCGGTCGGAGCCCTCGTGACCGGCGCCTTGACCCTGGCCGATCCCCCGACCGGCCTGACGCTCCGGGCGATCCTGTTCTTCGTGGTCGGAGGGATCGTGGGAGAGGGGGTGGGCAGGACGGCCTTCATCTTCGCGGTCAGGCTGATCGGGCCATCCACCGCCACGCCCCTCCAGACCGCCACCTACCCGGCGCTGGCCCTGGTGGGGGGATGGATCGTGCTGGCCGAGCCGGTGACTGTCTGGCGCGTCGCCGGAGCAGTGGCCATAGCGGCAGGCATCACGGTGCTGGTGAGGGGACAGCCTGCCGCCGGCGGGGCCGGTGGCCTCCGGAAGCCCGTCAAGGGCCGGCGGTGGGCCTATCTCCTACCGGTACTTGGGGGAATCTCGTTCGCGGCCTCGGATCTGCTGCGCAAGCTGGGCCTGGAAGAGACACCCCATCCCGCCTTCGGCGCGGTGAGCGGGACCATCACGATCATCTTGCTCTGGGTCGTGATCCTGGCGCTGGCGCCCCGCATACGCGCCACGGTCAGCCTGGAACCCGGGTGGCAGTGGTTCATACCCACCGGGCTCCTGGCCGGCCTGGGCGTGCTGGCGGTTTTCCGGGCGCTGGAGTCCGGAGACGTGTCGGTGGTAGGTCCGATCATCATGTCCCAGCCCCTGATGGTGGTGTTGTTCTCGGCGCTGTTCCTGAGGGACCTGGAGAAACTGACCAGCAAGGTTGTGGCCGGCGCTGTCTTGACCGTCCTCGGGCTGGTAACCATATCTAGTTTCTAG
- the ppsA gene encoding phosphoenolpyruvate synthase produces MPGLIRWFGDVSLRDVPLVGGKNASLGEMYSNLGSLGVIVPNGFATTVDAFRLFMGESGLQARVDRRLLEAGRDDPAALRDAGEDIRRWVAGAPVPERLIDEIGAAYESLGAEPGGSVVAVRSSATAEDLPDASFAGLQDTYLGVQGADRVVRAVRDVFASLFSHRALSYRIRSGYDEGGVAISAGVQRMVRSAASGVVFTIDTESGFDGVVFITGAYGLGELLVQGGINPDEFYVAKRNLAAGRPAVISRTLGTKTQQMVFGELGGSEVEVEDVPLADQRRFCLSDPEIEELARQAVAIEDYYGRPMDIEWAKDTDDGRLYIVQARPETVRSRESQAILTRFRLDGSGAVLVTGRSVGQRIGAGTVRVVHSPRDMNRVEEGDVLVADMTDPDWEPVMQRAAAIVTNRGGRTCHAAIIARELGVPAVVGSGNATRRLEDGAEVTVSCAQGEIGRVYEGAVPFRTEVVQLDRMPDPPTKVMMNVGNPSRAFGFSRIPNHGVGLARMEFIINNAIGVHPKALLDYPDVPDDVREGIEERIAGYENPRSFFITKLVEGIATLALGFHPKPVIVRLSDFKSNEYAHLLGGSRYEPTEENPMLGFRGASRYRSSEFADVFALECEALRRVRNELGLDNIEVMVPFVRTVEEASSVVEVLARNGLHRGQDGLRIIMMCEIPSNALLASEFLEFFDGFSIGSNDLAQLSLALDRDSALVAGLFDERNPAVKELIRLAVEACRDAGKYIGICGQGPSDYPDFAAWLVEVGLESVSLNPDTVVETWMYLSGQEA; encoded by the coding sequence ATGCCGGGTCTGATCAGGTGGTTCGGGGATGTCTCTCTGAGGGACGTTCCACTCGTGGGAGGCAAGAACGCCTCGCTCGGGGAGATGTACTCCAATCTGGGTTCGTTGGGCGTGATCGTGCCCAACGGCTTCGCCACCACCGTGGACGCGTTCCGGCTGTTCATGGGCGAGTCGGGACTGCAGGCCCGCGTCGACCGGCGCCTGCTCGAGGCCGGCAGGGATGATCCGGCCGCGTTGCGCGATGCCGGAGAGGACATCCGGCGGTGGGTGGCGGGCGCGCCGGTTCCCGAACGGCTGATAGACGAGATCGGCGCTGCCTACGAAAGCCTGGGCGCCGAGCCGGGCGGGTCGGTCGTGGCGGTACGCTCGTCGGCCACCGCCGAGGACCTGCCGGACGCCTCCTTCGCCGGCCTGCAGGACACCTACCTCGGCGTGCAGGGCGCCGACCGGGTGGTCCGGGCGGTCCGGGATGTCTTCGCCTCCCTCTTCAGCCACCGGGCGCTCAGCTACCGGATCCGGAGCGGGTACGACGAGGGCGGGGTCGCCATCTCCGCGGGCGTGCAGAGGATGGTGCGCAGTGCCGCGTCCGGGGTCGTGTTCACCATCGACACAGAGAGCGGGTTCGACGGGGTGGTGTTCATCACCGGCGCCTACGGGTTGGGTGAACTCCTGGTCCAGGGAGGCATCAACCCCGACGAGTTCTACGTGGCCAAGCGGAACCTGGCCGCCGGCCGCCCGGCGGTGATCTCCCGGACGCTCGGAACCAAGACGCAGCAGATGGTGTTCGGCGAGTTGGGGGGATCCGAGGTCGAGGTGGAGGACGTGCCGCTGGCCGACCAGCGCCGGTTCTGCCTCAGCGACCCGGAGATAGAGGAATTGGCCCGCCAGGCGGTGGCCATCGAGGACTACTACGGACGCCCGATGGACATCGAATGGGCGAAGGACACCGACGACGGTCGCCTCTACATCGTCCAGGCTCGTCCGGAAACAGTGCGGAGCCGGGAGAGCCAGGCGATACTCACCCGGTTCCGGCTGGATGGGAGCGGCGCCGTTCTGGTGACAGGCCGCAGCGTGGGCCAGCGGATCGGCGCCGGCACGGTGAGGGTCGTCCACTCTCCCCGGGACATGAACCGGGTCGAAGAGGGTGATGTCCTGGTCGCGGACATGACGGATCCGGACTGGGAACCCGTGATGCAGCGCGCCGCGGCGATCGTCACCAACCGTGGCGGCCGCACCTGCCATGCCGCCATAATCGCTAGGGAGCTGGGAGTTCCGGCCGTGGTGGGGTCGGGGAACGCCACCCGGCGGCTGGAGGATGGCGCCGAGGTCACGGTCTCGTGCGCGCAGGGTGAGATCGGGAGGGTCTACGAAGGAGCCGTACCGTTCCGGACCGAGGTGGTTCAACTGGATCGCATGCCGGATCCGCCCACCAAGGTGATGATGAACGTCGGGAACCCCTCCCGAGCCTTCGGATTCAGCCGGATTCCCAATCACGGCGTGGGCCTGGCCAGGATGGAGTTCATCATCAACAATGCCATCGGGGTTCACCCGAAGGCCTTGCTCGACTACCCGGACGTTCCTGATGACGTGCGGGAGGGCATCGAGGAGCGCATCGCCGGATACGAGAACCCCCGGTCGTTCTTCATCACCAAGCTGGTGGAGGGGATCGCAACGCTGGCTCTCGGCTTCCACCCCAAGCCGGTGATCGTGCGCCTGTCCGACTTCAAGTCGAACGAGTACGCCCACTTGCTGGGCGGGAGCCGGTACGAGCCGACCGAGGAGAACCCGATGCTCGGGTTCCGGGGAGCTTCCCGGTACCGCTCCTCGGAGTTCGCCGATGTGTTCGCGCTCGAGTGCGAGGCGCTGCGGCGGGTACGGAACGAGCTGGGTCTCGACAACATCGAGGTCATGGTCCCGTTCGTGCGGACCGTCGAGGAGGCGTCCAGCGTGGTGGAGGTGTTGGCTCGCAACGGCCTGCATCGCGGGCAGGACGGGCTGAGGATCATCATGATGTGCGAGATACCCTCCAACGCCCTGCTCGCCTCGGAGTTCCTGGAGTTCTTCGATGGCTTCTCGATCGGGTCGAACGACCTGGCCCAGCTCTCCCTGGCATTGGATCGCGACTCCGCCCTGGTAGCCGGCCTGTTCGACGAGCGTAACCCGGCTGTCAAGGAGTTGATCCGGTTGGCGGTCGAGGCGTGCCGCGATGCCGGCAAGTACATAGGAATCTGCGGCCAGGGCCCCTCCGACTATCCGGACTTCGCGGCGTGGCTGGTGGAAGTCGGGCTGGAGAGCGTCTCGTTGAATCCCGACACGGTTGTCGAGACCTGGATGTACCTGTCCGGCCAGGAGGCATGA